The Flavobacterium sp. CBA20B-1 genome includes the window AGGTTTTACTTTTCTATTTTATAAAAGAGAGCTATATCGAAAAAGGAAATTTTAAAAAGGAAATTTTTGATTATAATGAAATCATACCGTTTTTTGAAAAATTAGATTCATTATTTGAGAAAGAAACTAATCCCGATGACATCAATAAACAAAGTATCAGACTAAATTTAGATGAGGTAAAAGAGATTATGCAGTTGCACAAAAAAATTGTGTTTAATCTTCTTCATTATTACCCAACTAGTCAAGGATTGATAGATAAAGGAGATTATACTGATGGTTTTATATCTTTCAGACCAACTGACAGAAATATGAGTTCAGGAGAAAATGCTTTGCTTAATTTCTTTTCAAAGCTGTATAGTTTTATTCAGGATAACCTGATAGAAGAAAGTAAATCTTTACCTGATAAAGAAAACTATATTTTGTTGTTAGATGAAGCCGATTTAGGATTTCATCCTATTTGGAAAAAGAGATATGTTAATGCAATTTTAAAAACACTTCCTTATTTCTTTGAATCACTTGAAGTAAAACCTAAATTACAAATAATAATTACAACTCACGACCCACTTACTTTATCTGATTTACCAATTAATAATGTAGTCTTTCTTCAAAAAGATGGCAAGTATTGTTCTGTAATTTCAGATACAGACCAAAATAAAATTCAAAAAACATTCGGTGCAAATATTACAGACTTATTAGCTCATTCTTTTTTTGTTGAGAACGGTTTGATTGGAGATTTTTCAAGGTCAAAAATAAAAGAAGTAATAGATTGGATAAATGAGAATAAGAAGGTATCAGAAATCAGAAAATCCACTCCAGAGTTTACAGAGAAGCTGGAGTATTATAAAAAGGTAGTCAGTCTTATTGATGAAAAGGTAGTTAAAATTAAACTTGCTGAAATGATAACAGATTTAGTTCCAGATAATGAATACTATAATCAGGTTATTGATAGAGAAATTGAATTGTTAAGAAACAAGAAGAAATAATTATGCAGTACATTGACACCAACCTTCCCAATATCATAGAAGCAAGAGACAATCATTATCTTTTTATGCGTTACATCATTATGAAAAAACTGAATGGAAATGCTTTTTCCGAGTCTGCTCCGGCTCCTATTACGAACAAAATAAATAAAGTTACTGGTATAAAAAGCACAATTTCAAAATTCTTAAATGACGAGGACAACCTACGTATAGTATTAATTGGTACTCCTGACGAACTGGATACAATAAAAGATAAGTTTACGAAAAAAGGATTGAAGAAATCTTTAAAAACGTTGATTAACTATGATAGCTGGATAAAAACAGATGATAAAACAACATACAGACATTATAATGCCTACCATTTAGCTGAAAAATTAGATATACCAACCTGTGTTTATTGCAATCGTATTTATACAAAAACTGTAATTAGTGATTCAGGAAAGAAAGTTACAAGACCTACATTTGACCATTGGTTTCCTAAAAGTAAATATCCTTTATTGGCATTATCGTTTTACAATTTAATTCCGAGTTGTTCAGTATGTAATAGCTGAGTAAAAGGTTCTACTCCTTTTGAACTTTCAACTCATTTCCATCCTTATTATAAAAACCCTGATAAAGAGTTTAAATACACTTTTAGTTATGACCATAAAGACTATGATAAATTTTCCTTTAAGATCATTACAGATGAGAAAAATGATTTTTCAGAAAGATCTGTAAAAGCATTTGAGTTAGAAAATATATTCAAAGCCCACGAGGACGAAATTGAAGATTTGCGAAAGATAAAGAATGCTTATTCGGAGGATTATATTGAGATGTTAGAAAACAAGATTTTGGGAGGAGTTACACTGGATAGAGATGAAGTTTATCGGTTGGCTTTTGGAGTTCATTTTCAAGAAGCAAAATTTGATAGAAGACCATTAAGCAAGATGAAAAAAGATATTTTAATAGAATTAGGAATTATTAAGTCAAAATGAGTGAACGTCAGCAAAAAATGCTCAATAAGTTAATGGATAACTTTGAAGGCAATCTGTCAACTTCTAAATAGGCAAAAATAACCTATCATCACAAGATACAGTTTTGAGAGATATAACGGATTTAGTGAATAAAGGAGTTTTATTAAAGCAAATTAGGGAGGAAGAAACACACATTATGAATTGAGTTGTTAAAAGCTATATGGCAAGTTTATAGCAACATTGTTTATAGATTTGAATATGTTTCTATCAAGCATATAATAAATTTTAAACCGATGGTTATAATATTAATATCATTATAACCTTCAAAACACTTTAATCTTCCCTTTCTGCTCCCTTGGCGATTAAAGAGTTTTGATTTGAAGTGAGAAATAGTGAAAAAAACCCTGCTTCTCCCAACCTATATTTTTTGCACCCTTTCCAAGTTTGAGTTACTGAAAGAAATTGTCTAAAAAACAACAAAAAGGTCGCAAAGGTAAGGCGGACACCCACCACACCGCCCACCAAAAGCTTACGGCATAATGACAGGATAAATACATAGCTTGGTAAAGCTATGTATTTATCCTGCCACCCTTCGGACTTATTCCGTTTCCTTTTGGTCTTTTCTTTGTCCGCCTTGGTAAGATTGGCTTTCTTTTTTTCTGTTTTTTCTTTTGGAAAATAGTTTTAAGAGGGAGGAACTTCTTTGTTTCGAGTGCCTATATATACGTACACACGCCCATACATAGATACGCCTTTAGATAAAAGCATATTTACATACAAACGTACACGCAGGTTTATGCACTTATTTATATCTGTAAATATCTATTCATATATGCGGATTTGTACCAATACTTTCGTTTTTCTATTTCTCATTTTCTCGTTTTGGGTCTTTCCAGCCCTTCTATTCACATATGACTTCATTTGGCGTTCAGGGGCACTATTTGTCCAAGTTAAAAATGTTGAATATTCCTTTACTTTGCAAAGAAATATTAACGTAATAAAAACAAAGTGTTTACATGTAGAATAAAGATCCGTTTGAAACTGTTCTTGGCAACTCCTGATCTGTTCCAGAAACGGATTTTAGCTCTCTGTTCAAAGCACACCACTATAAAAAGTAGATTACCCCATAATTTTTTTGAAATAAAATACAACAGCAATGAGAGTATTTAAGGAATATACAAATGTTTTGAAAAAAGCAAGCGGGAGTTGGGCAGAGCCCTACTCGCTTGCCTCTTTACTGGCGTTGCAGAGGGTTTTAATATACCAGAGGTATATTTTAAGGCTTCCAGCCCATATTTTACAAGGAAAATGGTATACTTCAAGGTATATCGGTAGTTAATAAATGTAGATTTAGAAAATGATGATGAAGCAGAGAGATACCAACAGCATCCGTTATCCCAAAGAAACGGACGAAAAGATAGAGAAGCTGGCTAAAAGTTTTAGACGTAGCAAAAAGGAACTTTTTTGCCTGATGGTGGATTATTTTTACCGTAGTAAAAAAGACCCGACTGACCCCGACGATGAAATCCTGAAACGAGAACTTTCTTCAGGTATTAACCGTATTTTATCTTTCATCCGCCAACAGGAAAAAGACTTTCTTCTGCCATTGTTTACGGATTCCGGTGCTTTGAAGACAGCTTCTTTAAAACAAAAAGAACTTTTAGAAGGAATAGGTAGGCATCTTTTAGCCGAAAGTGAACAAACAGCCGTACTTACCAAAAGAAGTGAGCAAACTATAAACGGGTTGAAACATCTTATTTCAAAGCAAAAAGAGAAAGAAATTTTGAAAGAACAATTTATTCAATTACTGGACTATTATATAAATCAACGAGAGGAAATGGGCTGGACAACCTCTGGAACTAAGAAAGAAGAACTCATCGCTCATGTAAAGGAATCTCTCAAAAACCTGTGAAATTATGTACATCAATATAACGGATTCTGAAACGGGCAACAATAAAGGAGGTTCAGGGCAATTGGTCAATTATCTGGAAAAAGAAAACCGTATCGCACTCAAAGAAGGCAGAGGGTATGAGCTATGGTTCAATAGCTTGAACAAAAATATCACTCCTCAGGAAGTACGTGTAAAAATCGACAACAACATAGCTAAACTAAGTAGGAGCGATGCAAAGTTCTTTCTGATAAATATTAACCCCAGTCAAAAAGAAATTATTTATCTCAAAGAAAAGTTTGGAGAGAAAGAAGCAGAAGAACAATTAAAAAGGTATGCAATTGGCGTAATGGATGTCTATGCTCAAAACTTTAAGCGAACTAGAATTGAAAGTAGCAACGATTTATTGTGGTATGGAAAACTTGAACACAATCGTTATTATCATCATACCGATGAAGAAGTAAAACAAGGAATTGCCAAAGCAGGGCAACCCAAAACCGGAGCACAAATGCACATACAAATTATTGTCAGTCGAAAGGATATTACAAATAAAATCAAGCTCAGTCCGATGAATAATTCACGAGGTCGTAATAAACAACATTCTGCCAAACTTGGACAGTTTGACCGTGTAGCCTTAAAGGAATCAGGCGAATTACTTTTTGATCAAATGTTCAATTATGACCGCTTGTTAAAAGATTCCATGAACTATGCATTCACAATGAAAAATGGGAATCCAGAGCAAAAAAGAACTGTCTATTTGTTGGATCAGCTTGAAAGTCGAATAAATGATACAGACAAGCTAAATATACTTGATACAGCAAAAGACATCCACCAGAATAATAATGTAGAATTAGGCCAATTCATTGACCCAATAGGTGGTTCTGTTACAAGTGTTTTGAGTACTTTACTTTTTCCTGGGCCATTGATATACGAAAATGAGGAAGAACAACTCCCTCATTACAAGAAGAAAAAAGGTAAAAAACACTCATCTTGATTTAAAATCGATATTATCAACTCATGTCTTAACTTAAAAAAACTTGTATAAATAACATCTGAAAATTACAATGAATCAGAATATGTACAGTGCGCCCCTATGGTGTAGGTTTAGAAACTCACCTTACAAGTGTAAGGTTTAATGATAGATTATAAAGAAGGTTTTTCGTCATTCTTTTCCAATTTTTCGATTAATAAACTTAACGATTTCTATTCCTTCCTGAACAGTAAAAAGTTGTGCATGCGGGACGGAAATTTTCTCGCTCTTGGTCTTTAAAATTAATTTATTACCCCACCAATAGGATTCTATAAACTGAACGTTTTCAATCTCTTGATACTTGATTTGTTTAAAATTTTTATTGACAAAAGTTTGAACTAATGCATATTTTCTATATTGTTTTGAAAGTGCAACAAACTCCATATCGTTTTCGTTGAGTTTTAAAATAATCCGATCAGAAGATTTAAGAATAATTACCACTCCTATCCAACCCAAAAGCCAAAATACAGCGGTGTATAAAAGTGTATGGATAGGTGTTCTTCTAAAATCATTAACAATTTCCATAAAAGCGTTGACCAAAGACTGATAAACGATCAAATTGACTAAAAGTGGTGTGAAAGCGAAACATACAAAACCTGTTCCTAATAACATCCATCTCCATTGCGGAAAATAGTATATTTTCAGTTGATTTTTCATCTTTATTTCTATTAATCAAAGTTGGTATGAGCTTTTCAACTACAAAAAACACCTACTATTATGAGTATAAAGTGTTTCATAACCAATTATTTCAGTTATCAAATGTACCTATTCATTTATTTCTAGGTAAACTATAATTTATTTAAGCTTAGCTTTGTTTCAAATGCGTAAATAGTGATCTTCTATTTGATCTACTATCATGATAAGAACAAATGCTAATGTTATATAAACGAATTTTTATTTGATGTACACATCTTTAAAACAGAGTGATTTCAGGTAGAATAATTCCTGTATTTTAGTCAAGTAGAATTCGAAATTCAATTCAAAATGGATTTAACTTACCACAAACCATAAGAAATAGATGAATCAAGATAAAAAAATCGGCCAAAAGGAAAAAATGATAAACCTGACGAGTGTGAGTCGTTCCATGAACATAGAACCGGATTCCGATCACATCAATCGATATGACGAATATCCTGCCAAACTAACCCCGTTTTTCTATGTAGCCATTGTTTTAGCTTCGGCGAGTGCAGTAGCAACCTTTATGTTATTTAGCTTCCGGCACTGGATTTTGGGAAGTATTTTTTTGATTACTACCTTTGTTCTAGGAATGCTTGTCCAGTCTTTAAGAAGAGAAAAATTGAGAAAACGCATAATTTACCAAAACTGCTTATTGATTCCGGCAATACTCATAAAAATACGTCCGTTGACGATACTGGCTTTAGCAGATATGCGTAGTAATGACAGTAAAAAAATGGTTTGGGGATGTCAAAAGTTGACGATTAAGAAATTACCATTCCATCAATTGCAAGTAGACGAAAGAGTACCCTGTGTATCTCTGTTTGGGATGGTGGTAAAAGGTTATCGAAGGCATTTTGAACCCCGTCCTATCAGTTGGGGATTTGTGGACGAATTACAACGAAAAAAAGTATTGGAAAGCATAGATGAGTTGGAATGGAGAGTTTTAGAAAAACTCCAACCGAAGATGAACGGTGCAAATGAAAAAGAAGTCGTGTTTTTTGACTGTAAATTAAACAAAATCAATCTTTAACGCCATGAAGCACATAGCTATATTTTTATATTTTCTTTCATTGAACCCTGTTTGGGCACAAAAATCAATAGATTTTAAAGACTTCATTCCGTCAAGATTTGTGTTGTACGATAATATTTCTGGAGATTTAAATCAGGATGGTTTAGAAGATATAGTATTAATTATCAAAGACACTCAGGAAGGGAGTGTAACGAAAAACCGTTTCGGTGAAATGGTGGATAGAAATCGTCGTGGAATAGTTATTTTATTTCAGACAGAAAACGGGTTTAAACAGATGATTCTTAATAAAAGATGTTTTGAATCCGAAAATGAAGATGGTGGAGCTTACTATCCTCCGGAACTGGATGTCTCCATAGATCACAACAAACTATTTATAAACTATAATCATGGTCGATATGGTTCTTGGTATTATACTTTTCGATATCAAAATAACGATTTTGTGTTGATAGGTTACGACCATACCGATCGTTCTGGTCCGATAATCAATAGTGAAATAAGCATCAATTTCCTTACTAAAAAGAAAAAAGAATTGTTGAATATGAAAAGTAACATAGAAGACAGTGGCGAAGAAGAATTTAAAGAGTTTTGGTCAGAAATTAAAGATAAAGAATTGATCAAGCTTTCAGAAATCAACGAATTTTATGATCTATACTTTTAAAAAAAGTAACAATATCCTATGACACTCGTCTTTAAAGTAAAAAATATTATGAGAATACTTTTAACAATCACAGCATTACTTATGGTTTGCTTTGCTAAAGCACAACATCTACAAATAATAGAACAAGATTATACAAAAGCACTAAAAGTAGCTAAGAACGAAGATAAGATGATTTTTATTGACTTTTACACGACCTGGTGTTCTCCTTGTAAAAAGTTAGACAAATTGATTTTTCAAAATGACTCGATTCAAAGCATCCTATCAGAAGATTTTGTTTTGCTTCGGTATAATGCCGAAGATGACAAGGTGTATCATCTTTCTAAAAAACATCACGTTTCAAGCTATCCTACAGCCGTAGTACTTAACCAAGAAGGATACGTCGTCAATCGTAAATATGGATTTCCTGGAGAAAATTTTCACAATCTGAGCGCAAGTGTTATAAATTTTGCAGAGGAGTCAATATTATTAGACTCAGAGAATAAAATCATCAAAGGCTATTCTAACCAGATAGACATGCCTAATTATCCAAAATTTTACGTTGATTACATCAACCGAGATAATATAAAAGTAGTCGATACAAAATCTTTCAATAGTTATTGGAATGCTGTAGAAAACCCTATTTCCGAAGAGTTTTTTTCTACATTATTGTATTTTGCCAGTGATGTTCCAGATGCAGTGGCGAATCTGGCTCTAAACTATAAAGATGACTATTTTGAACTTTATGGAAAGCTGGACACTGAAATCCTATTTTATTTTCTTTCCGCCGGAAAATTAAATAAAGCTATTTCAGCAAAAAGCCAAAGTGAATTCGAAGATGCAAAAACTTATGCTTATCAGACCTTGACCAAAGAATGGACGGATGACATCATTCCCAATTTTGAAGTTAAGTTTCTGAAAGCACAGAACAAATGGGATGAAGTGTACAATTATTACGAAAACCTGAAAGAAAAAGGGAAACTCAATAATGGTGCCATCAATCAATTTTGCTGGGAAGTGTATGAGAAGTGCGATGATCAAGAAGTGATACGTCGATGCATAGACTGGATGGGCGAAGTGACTCAAAAAGACACAGACTATGCGTATTTAGACACGTATGCCTATTTGTGCGTAAAATCTGGTGATAGGCAAAAAGCACGTGAAATAGCGGAATTAGCCGTAAAAATCGGAAAACAGCAAAACGTAAAAACAACGAATATGGAGGATTTATTGAATAAACTTTAAAATTGCTTACGCAAATCTTCACAAGTATTTATCATTCACAAATTATTTTTATATAGCCTAGCCCATAATGGTTTAAGTCATTTTCTTCTATTTTTTTTCTACAAAGCGCTCCACCAACCTCACAGCCACAGCTATCAAAAACAAAAGTATATGCACAAAGAAACCATAAATCCAGAGTAACGCAACGCTCATATCTTGTGGGTCTTTCTGAGGTTGGTTTTTAGCAAGAATTAAAAATGACAAAAAAAGAATATGGCACAAGACAATGCTCCCCCTCAGAATCTTTCCCCACATAAATTGTTTTGATTTTTTGAAAAACGGCCAAATACATATTATTATCCCTGTGAAAAAAAATATAAAATATAAACTATAAAGAATCAGATTTTCATTCATGTCTTACTAATTTAGACTTTAAAGGTAGTCTTACTTCTACTTTCAAGCGATCACCAATCCATATTCGTCAATCAAAAATCCACATACGTTTCTGGTTTGATGTTATACGTAATTATTCCAAATTAGAAATAAAAATTACTTTGTGAATTCATTCCCCACAGAAAAATTGTTGTAAAATTAAAAAAATCAAACTACGTTGGGTGAGTAATATAAATACTACGATATTAGGCGTTTTCTGTAGAAAATTCAACTCATTTAGCTATCTTAGCAGCATAGAAAAAATACACCCATTTTTTCCATTACAGATACTACTACAAACCTTTTAAGAATAAATCCCTAAAAAACAAGTTTAATAATATTATGGAAAAGCGTAGCTTAGAAAAACTAAAAATTGAAATTCAAACACAAGCAAAAAAAGGAATTGATTTTATTCTTTCTGGAGGTCTTCTCTGGTTAGCAATTTTTATAATCTGGTTACAAGATTTTACTTTGCATAACAAAAGTGTTTTTACTTTTATAATTGCAGCGCTTATGCTCCCAATAGCTTTCGGTTTGTCTAAGATTTTAAAAACAAATTGGAAAATCAAAGATAATCCTTTGCAGCCTTTAGGGTTATGGTTAAACTTTGCACAAATCATTTATTTTTCAATTTTGATATTTGTATTCATCAAATATCCTAATGATTTTATCATGACATATTCAATAATCACTGGTGCACACTTGTTCCCATACGCTTGGTTTTATAATGAAAATGGGTATGCATTATCTGCAATTTTAATTTCTGTGGGAGCGTTATTTATTGCTTTATTCACTGATTCTAATACTCTTTGGTTGATTCCTCTTTTTACATCACTTGTATTGTTCACGTTAGCAATATGGATATTCATAAAATTAAAAAAAACAAAACAATGAAGAACAGTATCTTAAAATACTTATTACTTTTAAATTTACTTATTACAGCCGGTCTTGTCATTTATATTATAAAAAACAATAATCTAGAAATAGATTTATCAAATGAAGTTTTAAAAGTTCGAGGATTAGTTGTTACGGATTCAACAGGTGTTGAACGAATAATTATAGGAACAAATCTGCCTCCAGCACAATCTTTTGGCTATAGATTCTACAGAGGGGATAATTCTGCGGTTTCAGGTGTGATGCTATATGATCATGAAGGACAAGAAAGAGGAGGTTATGTGACAGATGATTCGTATGGAAACATTTTTCTAACATTGGATTCAAAAGTTTCTCAACGTGTCTTGTTTATGGCAGAGCCTCAAGGTGCTTCTGTGTTAAAAATGTGGGGGAAAAATGGAAATCAAATAAATTTAGGAACTTCTGATGACGGAACGTGGATGGATATTTTAGATAATGGAGAAAAACAAAATTTAATCGAAAAAAAATAATGTAACATGAATTTTTATAAAATCACTTTACTGTCTTTAGTTGCTCTATTTTTTATCAGTTGTAAACAAGAGGTTAAAATCAAAGAACACAGGCTCACAGGTATAAACCCTGTAGCCTACACGGATGTAGTTTACAATGCAAGCCTGGATACAGTTCTGGTATCTACTTTTAATGGAAAAATATATCAACTAACAAATGGAAGTGAAAATAAAAAACAAATTGCGTCTATAGATGATGAAATATATAACTTGATATATAATGATTCAGAAAAAGAGCTTTACGCAGCAACTCTGAATTCAGGGATTATTGTCATCAACATACTTAATGGAACTATTATTAATAAATTGCCAATTCAAGAATCATGGGCTTATCAACTTTGTTTTAATGATAAAAACACCCTACTCGCCACATTTGATTTTAAAGGAAAAAATTATATTTGGGAAACAAAAAACAATTTTAGAAAAATAGAAACACCACCAGAGTTAAATCAAATGCGCCCAAAGTATATTGCAGATAATGGGGATATTTATTTTGAAGGGAAAGGCAAAATTATAGTTTGGAATTATGCAACAAACAATATAGAGCTACAAAAAGTTAGAGGTAAAATCGTTGATGTTGACCATGATAAGAATATGCTGATGATAGGTAGCGGAGAAAAAGATTTTTTCTTGTATAATTATGAAACAGATAGTGTTTTTTATAAAAAAAAACATCCAGACTGGCCCATTCATATTCCTGAGAAAGATAGCATTGTCTATGTTCCATTAAGTTTAGAGGTTATTTCAGGAGCCATGGCTAATAAATTTGCTTATACCTACGGATTAGATAAATCTATACGCAAATGGGATAAATTAACAGGAAAATTAATTGAAACCAATAGTAAACATAAAGGAACAATAAGCGGGGTACATATTAATAAACGCAAAAATCAATTAGTCACTGTTGATCTTCTAGGAGGCATTCAATTTTGGGATTTATCGAAATAATGCTAAAAATCCGAAATTTGTCTTTTATTTAAAGTTGGTTTTGTCAAGGCAAGTGAAAACGTTTACTAGTTTTCATTTCGATAGAATCAATCCAATATGTGCCATATTTTTTTGACATTTGCTCACGCATGGTTGCATTATGCTGGTCTACAAATTTTACTAACGAATCACTGACTTCGCAATCTGCCACACGTATCAATTCAAAACCCAAAGAACGGGTCAATAGCTTATCATTTTCATCGAGATAGTCAGATGGAGGTAGTTCACCATAAACCATAAACTGAATCAACTTATCTTCGACTAGCCCTTGTAAAGGTTGAACTTGGGGTTTTGAACCTCGTTCTGGATAACAAGCCATCATTAAAAGCCCCCCAGCTATGCTACAAATGAATAAAATAAAACGTCTCTTCATCTATATTTTTAATACTTAAAACCTTCGCCTTTCATTAAATCCTAAAAGTTTTGTACCGTGTATATTACTTATAAACCCGAATGTTAGAAGCTATTGTTAACTATCGGAATTCCTTAAAAAAGACCTTGAAACGGTTTTTTATTTTAGCCCTTCCAAGATCTCAATGAATTTTTTTCCGTCTCCCATTTTTATTTTACCATCTGCTTCATCTTTAATTTTAGGAATACCGTATCGTACTTCTTTCACAATTCCATTTTTATCCAAGAAAAAATTTAGAGGATAGACATTTACCTCCATTTCCTCTATAAAACTCTTTGCTTCAGCAATATGGTTAAAATTAAATTTGTGTTTTTCTAAAAAACTATTGACCTTTTCTTTTGTCTCATATGTTAGTGCAATAAAATTAAAGTCAGTACTATATTCGTTTTTAATTTTATTTAATACAGGCATTTCAGCAATACACGGTGCGCAACTGGTAAACCAAAAATTCACAATCGTAGGCTTTCCTTTCAGGTCATCTAAAGTGATTTCTTCACCTTTTAAGTCCTTGAGTAGAAAGTCAGGGAATGGTTTATCAATATAATTAGAGAAACGATTAAAATTTGATTGAAGACCTTTAGCTCCAAAAGTCACATAGTGAATAACAGAATCCTGTTTAATTTCGGTTTTTATTGTATTCGCTACCAAGGCCATACCTTTTAGTTTATCACCTAATTTTTCTTGTTGCTGCAAAAGCAAGTTATCTAATTCTGTCTTTGAGAGTCTGTTTTTGCCGTTGGTTGAATAGTAGTCTGTTTGGCAAAATGAGATTGTCCCATAAAGTACAAAAAAGGGTAAAAGTAAATGTTTCATCACCATTTCATTTTTAATCAACAAGATTAGTTATATATAGTTCTACAAAACTTTCTTACACAAAAAGTCCTATTTAATATTCATATAAAATCTACTTTCCCGAAATTTTCTTTAAAACATTTACAGCATTATCATTTTGTGGATTGAGCTCCAATGATTTTTTGTACGCATTGATGGCTTTTTCTTTTTTGCCCAATTTTAGCAGAACCTCTCCATAACTGTCGTAAGTATTAAAAGCATCGGGGTACAATTCTGTATTTAATTGGAAGATATCGAGGGCATCTGTATCCATATTTTGATTGAGTAGCATATACCCTAAACCATTGATCATCTGTTCACTTACGTTATAGGTGGCTTGTGTGCCTTTTTCGAACTCACTTCTAATTAAAGCAATAGTCTTTTCAACAGATTTTGACTCCATATAGTATTGGATAATAGGTGTCAGATTCATCAGACGTTCTTTCTCCTCTTGCTCGGCAAGTGTTTCCACACCGTAATATTTTCTTTCTTCATCTGTAACTGCATCCGGATTCAATGTGTAACGCTTCCATTTTCCGTTGGTAGAACTGTCGTTAATAATCTGTGTGCCATAGATCTGTGGCTCTCCTTTTCTCATCAAATCTCTATCAACTGCTGCTGCATACCACCATCTGTTCAAAGTACTATCCATTTCGATAGCTTTCTTAAAACTTTCTACTGCTATTCCGCTGGCAACCATGTCGTTTCCATGCTGAAAAATAATTCCTACATTATAATAATCCTTCGCTGTCTTAACTTTGCCGGCATCAATGATATCGTGAGCTTTTACACGTCTTAAACTATCTTGTTTATTTAATTCTTTCCAATCAATATTTTGTCCCATACGCTGTTGCTGGTCAGCGTCAGCCATTTTTTGCAACTCTTTATTATCTTGTGCAAAGGCGATTATAGAAAAAAAAAGACCCGTAAGTAAAAAAACTTTTTTCATATAATATTGTTTAATAGTGCTTTGGTTGTTCATTAAAGACACTGATGATTTCATGGGCAAATAAACAAATCAATAATATTCTCTTTCAGTTAAGATTTATATTCGTAATGAATAAGTTAATATCCGTAAGTTCAATAATCCATTTCCACTGGAATAATCAATTCAACTT containing:
- a CDS encoding tetratricopeptide repeat protein, whose product is MKKVFLLTGLFFSIIAFAQDNKELQKMADADQQQRMGQNIDWKELNKQDSLRRVKAHDIIDAGKVKTAKDYYNVGIIFQHGNDMVASGIAVESFKKAIEMDSTLNRWWYAAAVDRDLMRKGEPQIYGTQIINDSSTNGKWKRYTLNPDAVTDEERKYYGVETLAEQEEKERLMNLTPIIQYYMESKSVEKTIALIRSEFEKGTQATYNVSEQMINGLGYMLLNQNMDTDALDIFQLNTELYPDAFNTYDSYGEVLLKLGKKEKAINAYKKSLELNPQNDNAVNVLKKISGK